A stretch of DNA from Chloroflexota bacterium:
CACAATATCCCGGGCGAGCCTCGCGACACGCGCGAGCAGGCGCATCGGCGGCTGGCCGGCCACGACCAGCGCCACTCTGCCCCCGGGAGCGCCGATGTCTACCAGCCAGCGACGACCGATCTCCGCCGAAGACCTTGCCGCGCTCGTGCTCATCGACAGCCCACGCCTGTCACCGGATGGCACGATCGTCACGTTCACCCGCACGACGACCGAGCTTGCCGAGCGCTGCTACCGCTCGGCCATCTGGAGCGTGCCGTACGACGGCGGCGAGCCGCGCCAACTGACCAGCGGCACCAGCCGCGAGCGCTCGGCGCGCTGGTCGCCAGACGGCCGCTGGCTCGCGTTCATCGCGGACCGCGACGGCGAGAAGGGCCAGCTCTACGTGCTGCCGACCGGCGGCGGCGAGGCCCGCGCCGTCACCAGCAAGCTCGCCGGCATCGGTGGCGTGGCCTGGAGTCCGGACAGCGCTCGGCTGGCGTTCACGGCGCGGGTGCGGCCGGCGGATCAGCCGTCGATCCTGAACAGCCCCGACACGCCCGTCTTCCGCGAGATCCGCCGCATCAAACACCGCTCGGACGGGACCGGCCTGCTCGACGGTCGGGCGCACCTGTTCGTGGTCGAACGCGATGGCGTGGCCGGGAGCGACGGCGCAGCGGCTTCCCAGATCACGGATGGCGACTGGGATGACAGCACGCCAGCCTGGTCGCCGGACGGCCGGAGCATCGCGTTCGCGTCGAACCGCTCCCCCGATCGCGATTGGAACGACGTGTCTGACATCTACGTCGTACCGGCCGCTGGCGGCGAGGCCCGGCTGCTGACGGACGGCGGCCATGCGTTGAGCGCGCCAGCCTTCTCGCCAGACGGTCAGACCGTCGCCTGCCTGGGTCGGACGCTCGACGCGCCGGCCGGCGCAAATGTCGACCTTTGGACCGTCCCGGCGGCGGGCGGCGCACCGCGCTGTCTCACGGCCGGCCTCGACATCTCCATCGGCAGCGACGTGCTGTCAGATGTGCGCGGCGGGCACCTCGTGCTGGCCCCGATCTGGACGCCGGACAGTCAGCATCTGCGGTTCCTGGTCTCGGAGCGTGGCAACGTCACCCTGCAAGAGATCGGCGTGGACGGCGGCTCGCTCCGGCAGATCGCCGGCGGCGACCGTGTGCTGCTCGACGCGGATGGCGACGGCGAGCGGATCGTCTTCGCCGCCAGCACGCCGACGAACCCGGGCGATCTCTACACGATCTCCGCAGACGGCAGCGCCGAGCGGCAGATCACCAGTCTGAATGACGACCTGCTGGCCTCACTGGCACTGTCGGAGCCGGAGCACCTGGAGTTCACTGGCGCGGACGGGCAGGCTGTTGAAGGGTGGTTCCTGCCCGGGCGCGGCGAAGGCCGGCGCCCGCTCGTGCTGGAGATCCACGGCGGGCCACACTCGCTCTACGGCAACGCCTTCTTCCACGAGTTCCAGTTGCTCGCTGCCGAGGGCTACCACGTCCTCTACACCAACCCACGCGGCAGCAAGGGGTACGGCGAGACGTTCTGCTCGGAGATCGCCGGAGCCTGGGGCGACCTCGACTATCGAGACCTGATGGCGGCGGTTGACCTGATCGTGCAGCGGCCGGATGTGGATGCATCGCGGCTCGGCGTGGCTGGCGGCAGCTACGGCGGCTACATGACGAACTGGATCATCGGACACACCGACCGCTTCAAGGCCGCCGTGACGATGCGCTGCCTCTCCAACTTCGTGTCGTTCTACGGCACCAGCGACATCGGACCGTGGTTCGGCGAGCGCGAACTTGAGGGGTCGCCACGCGATCGACTGATGCGCTACTGGGACCGCTCGCCGTTGGCGCACGTCGAGCAAGTGACCACGCCCGTGCTCATCCTGCACGGGGAACAGGATCTGCGCTGTCCCATCGAGCAGGCCGAGCAGTGGTTTGTCTCGCTGCGGCGGCTCGGCAAGACGGCCGAGTTCGTGCGCTTCCCCGACGAGAGCCACGACATGTCGCGGAGCGGTCGGCCGGACCGCCGTCAGGTGCGGCTGCAGCGGATCGTGGGCTGGTTCAAGGAGTATCTTGGGTCGTAGGTCGTAGGTCGTAGGTCGTGGGTCGTGGGTCGTGGGTCGTGGGTCGTGGAAAGGAACTGGCAAATAGACGATGCGGTTTTAGTGCATCATTGCGAGTTTCCATGTCATCCTGAGCGCAGCGAAGGATCTCACCCGCTGACCGTCTACGTGTGCGCCATCTGCCCACCATCAGCATCAACTTGCCCGCTGACGCGAACGTCGACGGTCAGCGGGTGACGCGGACGTTGACGGTCAGCGGGTGAGGTCCTTCGCTGCGCTCAGGATGACAACTGCGACTTGCATGCTTTCACCCACGACCTACGACCTATTCCCCTCGACCTACGACCTATTCCCCTCGACCTACGACGCTGGTGACGGAGGAAACCATGTGGCAACATCGGACGCCGGGGCGGCCCCGCGTCTTCGGTCATCGCGGCTCGATGGGCTACGCGCCCGAGAACACGTTCGCCTCGTTTGAGCTGGCCGTCCAGCAGGGCGTGGACGCCATCGAGCTGGACGTTCACCTGACCACGGATGGCGAGGTCGTCGTCATCCACGATGCGCTGCTCGACCGAACGGCCGGCGGCAGCGGCCTCGTCGGCGAGAAGACCCTGGCAGAGCTGCGGACGCTCGACGCCGGCGCGCACTTCGGGCCGCGGTTCGCCGGGCAGCGCATCCCGACGCTCGGCGAGGTGCTGGCCTGGGCGCGCGGCAAGGTCGTGCTCGACGTGGAGATCAAGGGCGGCCCGTGGCCGTATCCGGGTCTGGAAGAGAAGGTCGTCGGGCTGATCCGAGAACACGAGATGCAGGATCAGACCATCGTGATCTCGTTCGACCATCCGACGTCGGCGCGCGTCAAAGCGCTGGCGCCGGAGGTCGCGACCGGCACGCTCTGGAGCTGTCGGCCCATCGATCCGGTGGCGGTGGCGCAGGCGGCGGGCGCCAACGCGATCCTGCCATTCTGGGCCTACTGCGATCAGGAGACGGTTGACAGGGCGCACGCCGCCGGCCTGAGCGTCCATCCGTGGGCCACATCGGAGCCGCGCGTCGTCGAGCGCCTGATTGCGATGGGCGTGGACTCGATCTGCAGCAATCACCCCGACCTCGTTGTCGGCGCGCTGCAGCGCGCCGGCGGCTAGCGGGAGCGACGCAGGCCGGAAACGGGGTGCTGCCCCCCCTGCCTGACCGATTCAGCTAGGCAATCGCCCAGCGGGTCGGCAGGTAGGCCGAGGCGCGGCAGCGGCGGCGCACGGACTGCCAGCAGGAGCGGCAGAGGTACCCAAGCCCGTCGGGCGATGGCAGCGGCACGCGCTCCTCATGGCCCGTGCCGATGAAGATCTCGCACTCGCGGCACTTCACGGTCGAATGAAACTGACTGACCATCTGGGGGTGGTTTCGGATCAGGCGTTCGGCCATGTCAGGCGTTGCCTCCGACAAACCCGTGCAACAGGGCCACGGCACATGCCAGCCCGAGAACGATGACGGCCAGGTCAAGCATCGCCTACCTCCAATCACCACGAGTCAGCGTCATTGTCTCGCGGTTCCCCAGGGGTCACAATCGATTCGCGATCACAGTCCTGTCACAGCGAGGACTGCCGCCCGCCGACGACGAACATCTGGGCGACGGCGACCGAGAAACCGATCCCGAGC
This window harbors:
- a CDS encoding glycerophosphodiester phosphodiesterase, with translation MWQHRTPGRPRVFGHRGSMGYAPENTFASFELAVQQGVDAIELDVHLTTDGEVVVIHDALLDRTAGGSGLVGEKTLAELRTLDAGAHFGPRFAGQRIPTLGEVLAWARGKVVLDVEIKGGPWPYPGLEEKVVGLIREHEMQDQTIVISFDHPTSARVKALAPEVATGTLWSCRPIDPVAVAQAAGANAILPFWAYCDQETVDRAHAAGLSVHPWATSEPRVVERLIAMGVDSICSNHPDLVVGALQRAGG
- a CDS encoding S9 family peptidase, producing the protein MSTSQRRPISAEDLAALVLIDSPRLSPDGTIVTFTRTTTELAERCYRSAIWSVPYDGGEPRQLTSGTSRERSARWSPDGRWLAFIADRDGEKGQLYVLPTGGGEARAVTSKLAGIGGVAWSPDSARLAFTARVRPADQPSILNSPDTPVFREIRRIKHRSDGTGLLDGRAHLFVVERDGVAGSDGAAASQITDGDWDDSTPAWSPDGRSIAFASNRSPDRDWNDVSDIYVVPAAGGEARLLTDGGHALSAPAFSPDGQTVACLGRTLDAPAGANVDLWTVPAAGGAPRCLTAGLDISIGSDVLSDVRGGHLVLAPIWTPDSQHLRFLVSERGNVTLQEIGVDGGSLRQIAGGDRVLLDADGDGERIVFAASTPTNPGDLYTISADGSAERQITSLNDDLLASLALSEPEHLEFTGADGQAVEGWFLPGRGEGRRPLVLEIHGGPHSLYGNAFFHEFQLLAAEGYHVLYTNPRGSKGYGETFCSEIAGAWGDLDYRDLMAAVDLIVQRPDVDASRLGVAGGSYGGYMTNWIIGHTDRFKAAVTMRCLSNFVSFYGTSDIGPWFGERELEGSPRDRLMRYWDRSPLAHVEQVTTPVLILHGEQDLRCPIEQAEQWFVSLRRLGKTAEFVRFPDESHDMSRSGRPDRRQVRLQRIVGWFKEYLGS